A window of Phragmites australis chromosome 2, lpPhrAust1.1, whole genome shotgun sequence genomic DNA:
agtaccacgaaagtactggatcgccgggaccgggtcatcattgtcagcagcttcttcatccccgctaccaccgtcttcattatccatgcatcctgcatcgacctcaccagggtccactctacctccctctctactggaactgccctccccgacatgccctccatcctcttcatgcatcacctcctGGCTTGAGCCTTCCACAgtggtcactgcatcaccttgcaccagtcatgacactatgtttacgtacaccgccatatcaaagttctcctccaatgccttgcgtgagtacaaagcccatgcgttgttcctactcatctcgaacaacgtatggacaatgaccgagctatttggaacaagccgcggccgtacaccctctaagacaacagtatgggactgctggttcacacgcaaaaggcgcataatatgtgatttcaggccatctagatcaataggtacctcaaccgaactctctatgtgctggcagttctgaattgttacaagtctcccgtgcaaaactgtgggacgttctccataataaatatgaaaaatcataccgtatctcctaaataaatatacatgtaataaataataagtacaaaaataatactaattaaatagtgcaatatacaactaatatgcatctttgttgctactggacactatcttctacggttctaccaaaccttacaactaatatgcatctttgttgctactggacactatcttctacggttctaccaaacctaagtgattaaactaattaatcaagttaattgattaattatattactttaataaaactaattacctagattaaatcacgtaaattcatgttactatattaagtaaagaatctaatcacacttactaataaaacttatataacccaactaaatcattaatttaaatactctaatttaccaaaataatataattaatcaaatgtacttgaatgaatttaacaatatactgacgaaatgactaatatacttctgaacgaactaagaaaaatctaattataattactaattaactacgtaattatattactttaataaaactaattacctagattaaatcccgtaaattcatgttactatattaagtaaagaatctaatcacacttactaataaaaattatataacccaactaaatcattaatttaaatactctaatttaccaaaataatataattaatcaaatgtacttgaatgaatttaacaatatactgacgaaatgattaatatacttctgaacgaactaaaaaaaatctaattataattactaattaactacgtaatctaaaaacttaccttaaggaaattgagcgcggctgctgctcgcgttgatcctctccggctgccccctctgctcgagctacttctcctagcgttgctccgttgctgctctcttctctccactgctgctctcttttcttctcccttctctcctttgctgctctcttctcttctcccttctctcctttgctgctctcttctcttctcccttctctcttctgcgaGCCAGGGCTTTTATTAAGCGCAAAAGCAGCATCCCGCTGGCACGCACACACCGAAAGCATTGACAGGACGTGGAAGTGACATGATGTActgaattcggcaactgaggtgccgaatacggcactgtgggctgtattcggcacctcagttgccgaatacagcagagtacagggtgtattcggcaactgaggtgccgaatacagcccacagtgccgtattcggtacctcagttgccgaatacggtgttttcggattttcagtttccgaaattcaaatttcggtatttgagataccgaatacgagtgctagatttgcaaatacgtcgacatgttgtctattttcgcaaatacggtcgcgtatgttgtctaaatttccaaatttgccTAGAACTGTCAGCTCGTGCGATGGATAGAGATGCGGGAGAGacaaatacaaaaatagacaacatacgctagcatatttacgaaaatagacaacatatcggcgtatttgtaaatctagcatctgtattcggcactttAAAATCCGAAAACTCAATTTCGGTACCTCAAACTCCGAAAATACGTTGAGCCCACTAATTTCGGCAACTGAAGtaccgaatacgacactgtttaccgtattcgacacctcaaataccaaaaacacgctgtattcggcaactgaggtgccgaaagccgtattcggcacctcagttgccgaatacggcttcTACCGTGCAGGgagaagctagcaagctacagtagaacgcagaaatgtgttaaaaattcatgttttttatttaactcacgattttatttgggagtataaaaatagtctaaaaattctaaacattttcacgaataaaatagaggtcactagcaatccgttttaattggtttgatccaaaaagcatgagccaatatttaattaaaattctctaaataagctaacttttataaattctagcaatttttaatacctcaaataaattctcaaaaatctagaaaaaaatcactaatattcttctaatgtgatgtactaatttataaaaatgtttcgaaccctatgttatttggtgaaaaaataagttcctttataatgatacatttatatgcattcttatcatttcatgtcatattctcttttaattcatttcatgtgacattctctttttaattcatttcatttcatgtactaatattttattatttcaagCTCACCCAGCACATTTGACGATGAGATATGCTAATATCCTCTCTGTTTGACAtcctcatttatatgcattcttatcatttcatgtgatattctctttttaattcaatttaaataaaaataaatgcatacattctcttttaattcatttcatgtgatattctcttttatcatttcaagctcacccagcacatttgacgatgagatgtgctaatattcttctcatgtaatgcagtcaacatgaacatattaAGATTGATTTTCATGCACCTTTGTTGTCTGCACTAAGGAAGCAAAAAAATTCCCAACCAAACATTGTCACTCCTCGGTAGATCGAAACACCTTCGCAAGTGCGCAACATCCTCTTGCCTTGTCATGCTTTTCATCTTCTCAGCCGTATATCTTCACATCACTCCAGCCATGACAACAAGGGCGGTCATCCTCCACAAAAGAGAATATcgcatgaaatgaattaaaagagaatgtatgcgtttatttttattcaaattgaattaaaagagaatatgacatgaaatgataagaatgcatataaatggatcattataaaggaacttattttttcactaaataacatagggtttgaaacatttttataaattagtacatcacattagaagaatattagtgattttttctagatttttgagaatttatttgaggtattaaaaattgctagaatttataaaagttagcttatttagagaattttaattaaatattggctcatgatttttggatcaaaccaattaaaacggattgctagtgacctctattttgttcgtgaaaatgtttagaatttttagactatttttatactcccaaataaaatcgtgagttaaataaaaaacatgaatttttaaCACATTTTTGCGTTCTGCtgtagcttgctagcttctcGCTGCAAGGTAgaagccgtattcggcaaccgaggtgccgaatacggctttCGGCGTCTCAGTTGCCAAATACAGCGTGTTTTCGGTATTTAAGGTGTAaaatacggtgaacagtatcGTATTCGGTATTTTAGTTGTCGAAATCAGTGGGCCCGACGTATTTTCGGAGTTTGAGTACCGAAATCGAGTTTTCGGATTTTaaagtgccgaatacagatgctagatttacaaatacgtcgatatgttgtttatttttgcaaatacgCTAACgtatgttgtttatttttgtatttttgccgATGCGGGAGGACGGAGTTTGCGATGTGACGTTCCTGCAAGCCTGGCAAAGGCTAGTGACAGTTTTAACCGTACTTAGTAATGCCAAAatcagccttttttttttttgaggtaaATGCCAAAATCAGGCTTGCAGGGAGCACGAGATCTCGTTACACAGGAATCATGTCCGTTAATGCCGGTTGGTTGGTGCTAAAAATATAGGGAGTTGTTAATTTTTAATTGagtgaaaataaaatatattttacttGATAATAGTAATAATTAGATGAAGATTTAACGACTGAAAAAAACtgattcataaataaataatattttttaataatagaaatatatataatttcgtGGTGTATGCCAAACAAAAACTCCTGACTAAGTATAAATTAAAAGGATAGACGTACGATTGGATGATCGAATGGATAACATATCAAGTAAAATAAAGTTATAATTTCGATCGATTGAAACATAGTAAATCTGAAAAATATAACGTTTTACCAAGTGTCTGATAAGAAATTCTAGCATTCGAAAGTTCTGTTTGCTGAAAAATTTTCCTCACGTTTGCAGCATTGGTGCTACTGGTATTCATTGGCCAGCCCCCGTTTATCTCATTCTAGTTCTAGCAGGACAAAAAGACGAAGcctacaaaagaaaagaaaggctATTAACACGTCATTAATAGAGGCTAATCCGCCGCATGATGCGGGGCCCACCCCGCCGCGCCACCTATTCCGGCTCCTTCCCCCCCTGCCCTGGTTTGGTTCTCTTCCAGCCGCCGCAAGAGCGCAGCAAAGCTGGCCTCCTTCTGACAGCTCAGCTAGCCACCATCCTCTCAAGCTAGCTACCACCCCATATATCTCTCCTCCCATCCCCCAAGCCCTAAACCCAGCGCAGCaactaatctctctctctctctcgtgtgcGCAGGCTTGAAAGCGTTTTCAAAGTGTGTCTGAGAGATGGCAGAGGAGCCGCAGCcagaggccgcggcggcggctgagGTGGTCGTGACTgaggctgcggcggcggaggcggagaagaaggcggaggtgcctgcggcggcggaggccgaGGCGAAGAAGAGGGCTGATGAGGTGGCGGTGGCCGCCGACTGCGCGGGGGGCATTGAGGGGACCGGATCGTTCAAGGAAGAGAGCAACCTCGTGGCCGACCTGCCCGACCCGGAGAAGAAGGCGCTCGACGAGTTCAAGCAGCTGATagccgccgccctcgccgccgctgagTTCAACctgcctccacctccgccgACGCCAAAGGCCAAGGAGGAGCCCAAGGCCGAGGAGACCAAGACACAGGAACCTGCCAAGGAGGAGGCCAAGATCGAGGAGCCGGCCAAGGAGGAGGCCAAGGCCGAGGAGCCAACCACGTCCGAGGCGCCGGCGGAGGAGGCAGCTGAGGAACCAAAGACCGAGGCGGCCGCGGAAGCCCCTGCCGAGGAGGCCAAGGCGGAGGCGCTGACCAAGGagacaaaggctgaggtggcagcCGAGGAGGCCAAACTGGCCGAGCCGGAGCCCGAGGAGAAGACCATCGTTGTCACCGAGGAGGAGGGCGCCACCAAGACGGTGGAggcgatcgaggaaaccgtcatgcccgccgccgccacctcggaGGAGACGGCGGCTCCGGAAGCAGAGGCGCCGGCGGCCGCGCCTGAACCCGTGCTGATCTGGGGGGTGCCTCTGGTGGGCGACGACGAGCGCACGGACACAGTGCTGCTCAAGTTCCTGCGCGCCCGGGAGTTCAAGGTGAAGGAGGCTATGGCGATGCTCAAATCCGCGGTGCTCTGGCGCAAGCGCTTCGGCATCGACGCACTGCTCGACGCCGACCTCGGCCTGCCGGAGCTGGAGAATGTGGTGTTCTACCGCGGCGCCGACCGTGAGGACCACCCCGTGTGCTACAATGTCTACGGCGAGTTCCAGGACAAGGAGCTCTACGAGAAGGCCTTCGGCGACGAGGAGAAGCGGGATCGCTTCCTCAAGTGGCGCATCCAGCTGCTGGAGCGCGGCATCCTGTCGAAGCTGGACTTCGCATCCCGCGGCATCTGCTCCATGGTGCAGGTCACTGACCTCAAGAACTCGCCGCCCATGCTTGGCAAGCACCGCGTCGTCACCCGCCAGGCCGTCGCACTGCTGCAGGACAACTACCCCGAATTCATTGCCAAGAAGGTAACGGCTCTCGGCGTCAATTGATTTGTTGATTTGGAATTTTGCAGCTGCAACCAttacaattcaaattcaatattGCTGTGGTGTATTTCGAAAATTTAGTTCGCTAACGTTGGGAGTGAATGATTGGGCCGAAGCTTATTCATTGGGTACTGTGATAAAGGCCGGACCTTTATGGTGTCATGGACTTTTTTACTCTGATCCGAGTGGTTTGAGTTGACTGCTGTCTTTTGGTGTGTGCTTTGGTAATCATAGTGCAAGTTGGGATCTTTTCCTTTGGTTAATTTTAGGTATCATGATCAGGCTCGAGCAactagtgagttgtgacattGTTTACTGTTAACAATTTGAAGAGTGAACAATTCAATGTTGATTACAGTTTCAGAACTTATTTCAAATGAACCATAAAATTTGGTTGAGTCGCTTGCGCAGGTGTTCATCAATGTGCCGTGGTGGTATCTCGCTGCCAACAAGATGATGAGCCCGTTCCTCACACAGCGCACCAAGAGCAAGTTTGTTTTTGCTAGCCCGGCCAAGTCAGCAGAAACCCTCTTCAGGTTTGGCTCCCAAAACTCTTGACAGTTGCTTACTTGCTCATTGGATCATCCAGGTTTTATCTCCTAAAGTATTGTTTATCTAATCTAACAAAAATCAGATACATCGCACCTGAGCAAATCCCTGTCCAATTCGGCGGCCTCTTCAAGGAGGATGATCCTGAGTTCACCACCTCTGACGCTGTCGCCGAGCTCACAATCAAAGCCTCATCCAAAGAAACCATCGAGATTCCTGCCACCGAGGTTGTCCCTTGTGTACATTCCTAAATTACTTCCCGTGAACCTTGCAGCACTTATATTGTTGATACTAACTGTTGCTCACAAATGTGCTATCTTTGTAGAACTCCACAATTGTATGGGAACTCCGGGTGCTCGGTAGGGAGGTGAGCTATGGGGCAGAGTTCACCCCCGACGCTGAGGGCGGATACACTGTCATCGTGCAGAAAACAAGGAAGGTGCCCGCAAACGAGGAGCCGATCATGAAGGGAAGCTTCAAGGTTGGCGAGCCTGGCAAGCTTGTGCTAACTATCAACAACCCTGcgtccaagaagaagaagctcctttACAGATCGAAGGTCAAGAACACCGGCGAATGAGTGCAACAGTTGCAACCGCCTCGTTCCTACAGTTACATGATCAATAGTTCATCTCAGCATGATAGAAGAGAGAAACCTTTTGGTTTGGTTCTTTAATTTATGGGAGATTCTATGATTTACCACCGAATAACTTGTCATGTTCCATATATGTAATCATTGTGTCAGTGCACAATGATATCATACTAGGGATTAAGCGATTATTCGGTGGTATATCATGAATTTATCCTTAATTTATTGGTTTTGCTGTTTTTGGTTCACATTCTATATTTGTTTAATTAAACCAAAGTGAGCTTGTCATCTCAGCATGACGTTGTGATGAATGGTTTGTTGAGGGCAGGGGAGAAAATTGTGGGAAGAAGTGGGGAATGTCTGCTCTCCTGTAGATCTGTCTGTACATTGCATCTCTGGATTCTCATTGATATGTAATATGCTCAATTGAGTACTTGTCATCATTACAATCCATGTTACTCTGCATATTCTTCTATGTCCTTGTCTCTGTTTATGGAATGTTTTGTGCTATCCATGGATGTCAGGATCTCTCGACTCCCACCATTTCTCTGCCCATTTCCAGCAAGAAGGGATGTCTTCAGAACCAATTGCTGAGACAATGGCCGAGTGACGCAGACTGACAGCAACTATTTTGGTTGTGCTGTGGATTTTTCTAAGTTCATATTTATTTCAGTTTAAGATTATAATAAATAACTTGTGAGTTATTTAGTAACCTGGATTATTGGAGTCTGAATTGTTTTTTTATATGGCCAAAGTTTGCAGTGTCCTTAACTATTTTGAGTAACTTATTTATCCTTCTGTGGCACGTTTAACATTCAATTGACCTtgcaaaatatttataaaatacaaaattaaataaataagtgTTAAAAGATAAATCATTCATACATCTTTGAATTTTTGTCCATACAAATATGctctcacaaataaattacTCTCTCCTAACAAATAAAACATTAGCAATATTATCACAGAAGGCATTCATACCTCTATCTTGATTTCCCAATTGACTCACACTCCCTTAAAATAAAGGCATCGACATGTAATTTTCATCTCGATCATACTGGTCAAACTCTTCATCACCTAAAGTACTATCTCGAATAAAGTTATAAAGAGTCATGCATACATGTATTATTTTAGTTTGCTTACGCATAGGATAGTTTGGTAAGTCCAACAAAATTCTCCGCTTCATCTTCAAAACATCAAATGAGCGCTCAATCACATTACGAAGAGATGAATGCAAGTTGTTGAATACCTCCTTCTTACAGCTAGGGCGCATGCCATTTTGAAACTCCGGTAAATGGTACTTGGTCCCTTTGTATAGAGCTAGAAAATATAGTCAGTTTGGATAGCCCGAGTCAACAAGGTAAAATTTTCTTACAAACATCAAAATACATTGGGACATATCTTCATTATTGAATCTAGTGAGATGATAAATAGGCAAAATATTATTATACCATGTGGAGGATGTAGGAATTGAGCAACATATTTACGTAAAGTATCATTGAATACCCTTATGTCATGTACCGAACCCGGCTATCCCACAACAACGAAAGTGAACCTCATGTCAAAGTCACATATCGTCAACATATTTTGAGTAGAATATCCATGCTGACCCACATGTTGAACCACCTTTGCCGAAGGCACAACAACCAGTATATGATTGAAATGAGGCGCAAAACGAGAACCTAGCAGTCTTGGATGGATCGTTGTGAAGTTTGTATCTCTAGGTTTGACAGTATCTACTGAGAGGAGGTAGATACTTTCCAACACTTCATTGAATTTCCTACTAATTATTTCTTTTGACCTCACAAATCGGTTCTGCACTTGAGTAAATGACTGAGGAGCCCTAACAGTCCGGCATCAAGGTTCCCAAGCAAAGAAAAGGCATCAACTTGGTACAAGAATCGCATCAGTGTGTGTTAAAACAAGCACATGGACGGGGCCAAGCTCACCATGTTGCCGGTCGCAGGTGCGTCAGCATCCTCATCGTTGGCCACTCCCTCAGTAACGCTAGCCTCAAGGCCACCAGCTGCGGAGGATGGACGGGGCGGCATGTAGGGTTGTTCCCTCGATGCACAGCCGGGGAGCTATCCACACTGGCCGGAGCGGCCATCGTTCCACGTGAGCCTCCCATGGTCGCGCTAGCAGGTCCTGCAGTGTTGTCGGGGAGGCCTCTGGTGCGACCATGGGCATCGGGGCTGTCGCGCCAGGCACGGCCCCTGCAGCAACCATGCCCGATGCGCTAGGGAGGCCACCCGCGCTAGAGATTCCATGCGCGCCGGGAAAGGAGGTGCCTCGGTGCGTGGACGCCATCTGTTCCTTAGCCAACGAGTCTTAGGCGAGGGTCTTCTTTGCATCCTCAACATCGATTGGCTCCATCTTGACTAGACCACCGCCGCGCTAgggaacagagagagagaggggccgAACATGAAGGAACAGAGGGGGGGGGCGAACAGGAGGGGGCTGGGGGTTCTGGTGGAGGGAGTGGTATTTAGCGGGTACTTTTCTTAAAATTTGATAGGTAGTATAGTAAAAGGTCGAATCATAAGCTAGAATAAGTTCCTTTTCACAGTTTATAGGATTGTTATAATATGGATTTTAGTTTATAATAATATGGACAAATAATATATCTATTTATTTTCACTTTAGACAATTAAGCTAGTTTATTATAATATTGAGTGAAAATAAACAGTAGCTAACTCGCCTCACTTCTCATTAGGGAAAGGATGACTAAAGCAAACCATGTTTCAACCTCCTTTGCATTAGACTCACGCCTACCTCGACTGCATTCCGGAAAACAAGCAGCAAAATGACAAGCCTGCAGGCCAAACAGAAAAGGGAAAAGGCATGTGCCTAGCTAGCGTTTGTGCTGCTAATGATGGCCGTAAACTAAGCGTGGGTGCAACATCCAGAGGCGCTGCCGCTCGCTCCAAGGCTGTCATCGTGTTCCTCAAACGACAACACTGCAAAACAACCAAAGGAGAGAAGGAAAAGCGAGGCCGGAACAGCTGTTGCAAATAAAGAAAGCGAAAGAACATTGCTCCTCTGCAGCAGTTGCAGGCAAGAACTCTCTCCCGTGTCTCATGCCCTTTGAGTCTTCGACTATCCCAGCAAATGCCAGTACTACTCACGTCCAGATTGGCCATGTGCTCGGCGCTTTTAATGGCCGAATCGAGAGAGCTTTCGTTCTGTCTGTGATACCTGGGTCTGGGACTCTGGGTGGGCGCTAAGGAAACGTGAGTGGCTGACGAACGGGGGCCGCCGATGGAGAGTGCAGCTTCATCATCGAGAGTTGGCATGTGCGTAGGCCGCATTTTTCCGAGCCCTGTGTTGTTTTTTGCTCCGTCTTTGcgcaaagggggggggggggggcaggggaAGGGGACTAGGAGAGGGCCCGTTTCGTTGCGTTTTTAATGGTCGGAAAGACGGCCTCATGATTGGCGGCGTGTACACGCACCCTGTCATGTTTGCCTACCACTATAAACACTGAGTTGTTTCAAGCGTCActtacttttttttaattctcactttgaataattttttttaaaatttaaataatttacttattttATTATCCATCATCACCCTCTTGCATCACCATCTCtactaattaaaaaattaagttgcAAATTagaagataatttttttatttttcgaatcacatctaaaatcaaactacagtATTGCTCTAGACATTTGTTGATGCTCTCGACATATTCGTTCGACGATGCTATTGAATTTGTACTTAATGTTACTgcatataatatttatattttaattacaATATACGGACACTTAGCTAGTGGGTTTAATGGTTCAGTCGGGATGTTTATTCCAAATGTCAATGGATAGTATTTACCTGGGCCTCATCTTCTAGACGCTGTCTCGCCTCAACGCAGGAAGAGTTTACAAAAGCTTCTTGCCAGTGGTGGTGGAGCAGAAGCCAAAAGAGATAACCAAGGACCTGGCTAGACGGTCATGATGGAGATGAACACTCGCAGCCCTCTCCAATTCGCCCCCGTGCATCCCGGTTCCATTTGGGTCCCCGCCGAGCTAGCTGGGAACGCAGTGTTCACACATCCATACGGATTACATGTTGATGATGAAATGCGGTGCAAGTGCACTATACGCGCATCGTTCTTGGGCGATTGGACCAGTCCGGACCGTGCTGCGGTGCAGGGATCAACCGGACGCCCGGGGTCCAGGTCCATCCGTCCAGCCGGTCCATGGCACAGTAGAATCTGGATACTCGTGCTTGGAGCTAAGTCTCGTTCGTGCACACGGTCCTCGCAACAACCCAATTGTCATCTGCCTTTGCAATTCATATGTGGTTTTGTCGATCGGGAAGTCCAATTCCGTTTGGTCCCTGTCGTCTACTTAGCATAGCACGCGTTGGCGCGACAGGGCCCGTGGTTCTTGCCACGCACTCGCGACCAACCACTTGCGAGGTAGGCAAGGTAAGGAGGCGTAGCGATCGGCATGTTTTGGGTTTGATTCATGATCGGACAACAACCAAATAGTGTCGGGGATGCGAACCCTAATAAGAGCGCGTGTGCCGTGTCCGATTCAGGGGGAGAGGGGCGAGCGGCCTGCGGGCCGAGACAAGGGGAGGGGGGAGGTCTAGGTAAAAGTGGTTCTTTTAGTTCCTCGataattttttctttgtaaCTTGTTTTAATAACTTTTCTCTTAGTTTATCTCGATAACTTTTACTtaaatgttttttaaaaaaaactttaaaaaataaaagttaCGAAAGGAAAGGACTTTTAAAAAATGTAAAGTTGCTAGTTAGGTTCCTAGCGCGTTACCGTGAATTAGCCACGTTCGTCCGGGGGCAACAGGGCAAGTCTCCAACACGGGTCCGGCCGTCCGGGTCCGTTTCGTGATCGGCGTTCCGGCTCCTAAACGAAATTCCCCAGCAGCGTCCGACTCCGATGGCACAACAGCAGGTTTCAGGCCATAAAGCGCGAATCCACCGCGCGTCAAGAGGCACATCAGCAACACGGGAAATCTAGCATACACACGCGTTAGATCGCGAAGAAAGCTAGTTCGGCGACGCACAACATGGGGCTCAACCTGGCGAcgtggctcctcctcctcgtcggcctAGCATGTTTCGTTCCATTGTGTACCGCCACGCAGATCAAGACCACCGACACGCGCTGGAAGTTCCACCTTCCTTTACCCAACGGCGTCACCGGCGCCGAGAGCCTTGCCTTCGACGGCAAGGGCGAGGGGCCCTATGCCGGCGTCTCCGACGGCCGCGTCCTCAAGTGGGGAGGCAGCGCCGTCGGCTGGACCACGTTCGCGTACAACGCTAACTACAGAAAAATACCTCTGTGCACGGCGTCCGTGGTACCGTCGGAAGAGACGGAGAGCATGTGCGGCCGGCCGCTGG
This region includes:
- the LOC133909277 gene encoding patellin-3-like; translation: MAEEPQPEAAAAAEVVVTEAAAAEAEKKAEVPAAAEAEAKKRADEVAVAADCAGGIEGTGSFKEESNLVADLPDPEKKALDEFKQLIAAALAAAEFNLPPPPPTPKAKEEPKAEETKTQEPAKEEAKIEEPAKEEAKAEEPTTSEAPAEEAAEEPKTEAAAEAPAEEAKAEALTKETKAEVAAEEAKLAEPEPEEKTIVVTEEEGATKTVEAIEETVMPAAATSEETAAPEAEAPAAAPEPVLIWGVPLVGDDERTDTVLLKFLRAREFKVKEAMAMLKSAVLWRKRFGIDALLDADLGLPELENVVFYRGADREDHPVCYNVYGEFQDKELYEKAFGDEEKRDRFLKWRIQLLERGILSKLDFASRGICSMVQVTDLKNSPPMLGKHRVVTRQAVALLQDNYPEFIAKKVFINVPWWYLAANKMMSPFLTQRTKSKFVFASPAKSAETLFRYIAPEQIPVQFGGLFKEDDPEFTTSDAVAELTIKASSKETIEIPATENSTIVWELRVLGREVSYGAEFTPDAEGGYTVIVQKTRKVPANEEPIMKGSFKVGEPGKLVLTINNPASKKKKLLYRSKVKNTGE